The Raphanus sativus cultivar WK10039 unplaced genomic scaffold, ASM80110v3 Scaffold1535, whole genome shotgun sequence genome has a segment encoding these proteins:
- the LOC108809617 gene encoding fatty acid amide hydrolase, with protein MGKYKVMKPVNEVDVSGVKYKEEDIKAPHLTGFLFKLFVKMLETPFIGSLIVESLKKNNGMTQIFRNTVIPEEPMFRPVFPSQKPELDVVLVGEDESPVDRLETALKCLPQYDPSLSFNADSSSSFRYWKIRDYAYAYRSNLTTPSVVAERIISIIEEFRYDKSPTPFLISFDANEVRKQAEASTLRFEEGHPISVLDGVIITIKDDIDCLPHTTTGGTRWLHEARSVEKDAVVVSRLRSCGAVLLGKANMHELGMGTSGNNSNYGTTRNPHAPERYTGGSSSGSAAIVASGLCPAALGTDGGGSVRIPASLCGVTGLKTTYGRTDMTGSLCAGGTVEVVSPVASSLEDTVLVYAAILGSSSADRLNLNPTPPCLPKLLSHNGGNAIGSLRLGKYTTWFNDVHSSDISDKCEDIIKLLSNNHGCQIMEIVVPELEEMRAAHVVSIGSATLCSLTPYCEAGKNSKLSYDTRTSFAIFKSFSASDYIAAQCLRRRLMEYHLDIFKNVDVIVTPTCGMTAPVIPLEAVKNGETNFQVAAYLMRFVVAANLLGFPAISVPVGYDKEGMPIGLQIMGRPWAEATVLSLAAAVEELAPVTKKPAVFHDVLKTNRIHTEK; from the exons ATGGGTAAGTATAAGGTCATGAAACCGGTTAACGAGGTTGATGTTTCTGGTGTCAAATATAAAGAAGAAGACATCAAAG CCCCTCATTTGACTGGCTTCTTGTTCAAGTTGTTTGTTAAGATGCTTGAAACACCATTTATAGGCTCATTGATTGTAGAGTCATTGAAGAAGAACAATGGCATGACCCAg ATTTTTCGCAACACAGTTATACCAGAAGAGCCCATGTTTAGACCTGTGTTCCCATCTCAAA AACCGGAGCTTGATGTTGTCCTTGTTGGAGAAGACGAAAGCCCTGTAGACAGATTAGAAACAGCCTTGAAGTGTCTTCCTCAATATGATCCTTCTCTTAGCTTCAACGCAGATTCAAGTTCATCCTTCCGTTACTGGAAGATACGTGATTATGCATATGCTTATAGATCTAATCTAACAACTCCATCTGTG GTTGCTGAACGAATAATCTCAATCATAGAGGAGTTTAGGTATGACAAGTCTCCAACGCCTTTTTTGATTAGCTTTGATGCTAATGAAGTTAGAAAACAAGCTGAAGCTTCTACACTTAGGTTTGAAGAAG GACATCCAATATCAGTTTTAGATGGTGTTATTATAACAATCAAGGATGATATTGACTGTTTACCACATACCACAACAG GTGGAACAAGATGGCTGCATGAAGCTCGTTCAGTGGAGAAGGATGCAGTGGTTGTTTCTAGACTTCGTAGTTGTGGTGCAGTCTTACTTGGCAAGGCTAATATGCATGAGTTAGGAATGGGGACTTCAGGGAACAATTCGAATTACGG AACCACAAGAAACCCGCATGCACCTGAAAGGTACACAGGAGGATCTTCTTCAGGTTCAGCAGCTATTGTAGCCTCTGGACTATGTCCAGCTGCTCTAGGAACAGATGGTGGAG GTTCTGTTCGCATCCCTGCATCACTTTGTGGTGTAACGGGACTGAAAACAACATATGGTCGGACAGACATGACAGG GTCATTGTGTGCAGGTGGAACAGTTGAAGTTGTTAGTCCAGTTGCTTCATCCCTAGAAGATACTGTCTTGGT GTATGCAGCAATCTTGGGATCTTCATCTGCAGATAGACTTAACTTGAACCCG ACACCACCTTGTCTTCCCAAGTTATTGTCTCACAATGGAGGCAATGCTATAGGATCTCTACGGCTAGGGAAATATACAACG TGGTTTAATGATGTTCATTCAAGTGACATCTCTGACAAATGTGAAGACATAATTAAGCTCCTATCAAACAACCATGGTTGCCAA ATAATGGAAATAGTGGTTCCTGAACTGGAAGAGATGCGTGCAGCTCATGTTGTGTCGATTGGGTCTGCAACACTGTGTTCTCTTACTCCTTACTGTGAAGCTgg GAAAAATTCAAAGTTATCTTATGATACACGCACCAGCTTTGCGATCTTCAAGTCATTCTCTGCTTCAGACTATATTGCTGCTCAGTGTCTTAG GCGAAGGTTGATGGAGTATCACTTGGATATTTTCAAAAACGTTGATGTTATTGTGACTCCTACATGTGG TATGACAGCTCCTGTGATACCACTTGAGGCTGTGAAAAATGGAGAAACCAATTTTCAAGTGGCAG CTTATCTAATGCGGTTTGTTGTAGCTGCAAATCTCCTGGGCTTCCCTGCCATATCTGTCCCT GTTGGGTATGATAAAGAAGGGATGCCAATAGGATTACAAATAATGGGAAGACCTTGGGCTGAAGCTACAGTTCTTTCTCTAGCTGCTGCTGTTGAg GAGCTGGCTCCAGTTACCAAGAAACCTGCTGTATTTCACGATGTTCTCAAGACAAACAGAATCCATACAGAGAAGTGA
- the LOC130504380 gene encoding uncharacterized protein LOC130504380: protein MEKLSYNSYPNSTDSSPRSREIDFDNPSPWDDQNHHNQQSYKVRFMCSYGGKIQPRPHDNQLTYVNGETKILSVDRGIRFPVLASKLSAVCGGDGDVLFKYQLPGEDLDALISVTNDDDLEHMMHEYDRLLRVSSKPARMRLFLFPVVSSGGFGSEGSTHSDRDRFVEALNTGINRSEPDKTVTAPLNSADFLFGTEKVAVSPPAAAAVPVVMEHHPPVIQPDHAAEMHNQMLEFQRMQVRDQEQLLQQQEAVYRRKSEDGLIFSPPYAPPPQMTVQQNNTQAPPMTFWQGNHNNTGGTYPTTAPGMGLPEQPVYMIPAPAPTPTPHQGGPVYHAPGVVRPVQGNQGGYYPQVQRIPSDTYREQHQAAYNVAQQPPVGARAPPQQQQQPLPFTSVPPQPQYSAVQPPRQVVGLPDTTAYTQVNYAGGMGKQVYYTEGPPPQYHGGVGLPLNGMSEFRTGPDGKPVVMNMSPKVSSQSSDSAV from the coding sequence ATGGAGAAACTCTCTTACAACTCCTATCCAAACTCAACCGACTCATCTCCTCGATCTCGCGAGATCGATTTCGACAACCCTTCGCCATGGGACGATCAGAACCACCACAACCAACAGAGCTACAAAGTGAGGTTCATGTGCAGCTACGGCGGCAAGATTCAGCCGCGTCCTCACGATAACCAGCTTACTTACGTCAACGGTGAGACCAAGATTCTCTCCGTAGATCGCGGGATCAGATTCCCCGTCTTGGCCTCCAAGCTCTCCGCCGTGTGCGGCGGCGATGGAGACGTTTTGTTTAAGTATCAGCTTCCGGGAGAGGATCTAGACGCGTTGATCTCCGTTACCAACGATGATGATCTCGAGCACATGATGCATGAGTACGATCGCTTGCTTCGTGTGTCGTCTAAGCCTGCGAGGATGCGTCTGTTTCTCTTCCCGGTTGTTTCTTCCGGTGGGTTTGGATCGGAGGGCTCTACTCattcggatcgtgatcggttcgttGAGGCGTTGAATACAGGTATTAACCGGTCTGAACCGGATAAAACCGTAACCGCTCCGTTGAATAGTGCTGATTTTCTGTTTGGGACGGAGAAAGTTGCGGTTTCTCcgccggcggcggcggcggtaCCGGTGGTGATGGAGCATCATCCGCCGGTGATCCAACCGGATCACGCGGCGGAGATGCACAATCAAATGCTTGAGTTTCAGAGGATGCAAGTTAGGGATCAAGAACAGTTACTTCAACAGCAAGAAGCTGTTTATAGAAGGAAGAGTGAAGACGGTTTAATCTTCTCTCCGCCCTACGCACCGCCGCCGCAGATGACGGTTCAACAAAACAATACACAAGCTCCTCCAATGACCTTCTGGCAAGGAAACCACAATAACACAGGAGGTACGTATCCAACAACCGCTCCGGGAATGGGATTACCGGAGCAGCCGGTATACATGATTCCAGCTCCAGCTCCAACTCCAACACCACATCAGGGAGGACCTGTATACCACGCGCCAGGGGTCGTGAGACCAGTACAAGGAAACCAAGGTGGCTACTACCCTCAGGTACAGAGGATACCTTCGGATACTTACAGGGAACAGCACCAAGCTGCCTACAACGTAGCTCAGCAGCCACCAGTAGGAGCGAGGGCAccaccacaacaacaacaacaacctctACCTTTTACCTCCGTTCCGCCTCAACCGCAGTACTCTGCCGTTCAGCCGCCGCGTCAAGTGGTGGGATTGCCAGATACAACGGCGTATACTCAGGTGAATTACGCTGGAGGAATGGGGAAACAAGTTTACTACACGGAGGGACCACCTCCACAGTACCATGGAGGCGTTGGCTTACCTTTGAATGGTATGAGCGAATTTAGAACCGGACCAGACGGTAAGCCTGTTGTTATGAACATGTCACCTAAAGTTTCATCACAGAGTTCAGATTCAGCAGTGTGA